The Herpetosiphonaceae bacterium DNA window TCGCCAGTACCCGCTTTGTCGCCGCCAGCGTCGCGTCGATGTCGGCGCGGCTGATGCCGTAGTGCGTGGCGAAGCGCAGCCGATCGTCGCCGAAGCCGCCCAGCAGCACGCCCTGCTCGCGCATCGCCTGGATGAACGCCGCCGGGGACCAGCGCTCAGGGCTGAGCCGGAAGACGATCAGGTTGGTCTGGACCGTCTCAAGCTCGATCTGTACGTCCGGCATCTCGGCCAGGCCCTCAGCCAGGCTGCGCGCGTTGGCATGATCCTCGGCCAGCCGCTCGACCATCTGCTCCAGCGCGACGATCCCGGCTGCGGCGATCACGCCCGCCTGACGCATGCCGCCGCCCAGCAGCTTGCGCGCGCGATGGGCGCGATGGATGAACGCTTTGCTGCCTACCACCACACCGCCGACCGGCGCGGCCAGGCCCTTGGAAAGATCGAGCTGCACCGAGTCGAAGTCTGCCGCAGCCGTGCGCAGATCGACGCCCAGCGCGACAGCGGCGTTGGCAAGCCGCGCGCCGTCCAGATGCAGCGGCAGATCATGTGCCGTCGCCAGCTCGCGGACCCGCGCCATATACGCCAGCGAGAGCACGGTGCCGCCGCAGCGATTATGCGTGTTTTCGAGGCAGATCACGCCCGGCAGCGCGTGGTGCGGATTGCTCGCATCGCGGATCGCGGCGGCCAGCCGGTCCAGCGGCAGATCGCCGAGCCTGTTGGTCGGCACGGTGTGATAGACCAGCCCGCCGACGACGGACGCGCCGCCCTGCTCGTAGTGGAAGATATGCGCCTCGTCGCCCAGGATGACCTCGGAGCCGCGCGGTGCGTGCGCCAGCAGCGCCACAAGATTGCCCATCGTGCCGCTCGCC harbors:
- the ltaE gene encoding low-specificity L-threonine aldolase — protein: MNRLIDLRSDTVTLPSPAMQQAMLSAPLGDDVYGEDPTVNRLQELAAEMMGKEAGLFVASGTMGNLVALLAHAPRGSEVILGDEAHIFHYEQGGASVVGGLVYHTVPTNRLGDLPLDRLAAAIRDASNPHHALPGVICLENTHNRCGGTVLSLAYMARVRELATAHDLPLHLDGARLANAAVALGVDLRTAAADFDSVQLDLSKGLAAPVGGVVVGSKAFIHRAHRARKLLGGGMRQAGVIAAAGIVALEQMVERLAEDHANARSLAEGLAEMPDVQIELETVQTNLIVFRLSPERWSPAAFIQAMREQGVLLGGFGDDRLRFATHYGISRADIDATLAATKRVLAIGA